A region of Flavobacterium indicum GPTSA100-9 = DSM 17447 DNA encodes the following proteins:
- the dnaE gene encoding DNA polymerase III subunit alpha — MFLIFDTETTGLPKSWSAPISDTDNWPRCVQIAWQLHDELGNLVEHQDYLVKPEGFNIPFDAERVHGISTDLANHEGISLREVLEKFNIALSKTKYIVGHNVGFDVNIMGCEFYRVGITSDLSQKPVLDTCTENTAELLKLPGGRGGKFKLPTLTELNEFLFGEKFAEAHNATADVEATTRCFLELIKREIFSSEELPVPNDYYVNFRQNNPDVKPIGLKHVNLKTASDELRKRLQSQLPEGVALISEEEIDLSNVAFAHLHNHSQFSVLQSTMSIPALINNAVKNKMPAVALTDIGNMMGAFQFVSGIIGHNKTAEGKNKAAEEAGELPTETIVKPIVGCEFYVCENRLDKSKKDNGYQVVFLAKNKKGYHNLAKLASYAYTEGMYYVPRIDKDLIVKYKEDIIVLTGSLYGEVPNKILNIGENQAEEALLWWKEQFGEDLYIEIMRHNQQDEDAVNQTLIKFAKKHNIKLVATNNTFYTAKEDANAHDILLCVKDGEKQATPIGRGRGYRYGLPNQEYYFKSQDEMKELFKDLPSSITSIQEIIDKVEIYSLSRDVLLPKFDIPAEFQVEEDKIDKGVRGENNYLRYLTYEGAKRRYPEIADETLNPQKTAEIKERLDFELLTISNSGYPGYFLIVQDFIAEARKMGVAVGPGRGSAAGSAVAYCLGITNIDPIEYDLLFERFLNPDRVSMPDIDIDFDDEGRGRVMDYVIQKYGANQVAQIITYGKMATKSAIRDTARVLDLPLFEADRIAKLIPAMMPSKWNLARFISENEDEVKKALKSSEEFDRVRELIDIAKSEDLSGETIQQAKVLEGSLRNTGIHACGVIITPDDITNFVPVTTAKDSDLYVTQFDNAVAESAGLLKMDFLGLKTLTLIKDTVKLVKYRHGIELDPDTFPIDDKKTYELFQRGETVGIFQYESAGMQKYMKELKPTVFADLIAMNALYRPGPLEYIPSFIKRKNGQEPIVYDLDACEEYLAETYGITVYQEQVMLLSQKLANFSKGDADVLRKAMGKKMLDVLEKMKSKFIEGAVKNGHAEDKLEKIWKDWTAFAQYAFNKSHSTCYAWVAYQTAYLKAHYPAEYMAAVLSNNMNDIKQVTFFMEEAKRMGLEVLGPDVNESYYKFTVNDNGAVRFGMGAIKGVGEGAVNTIVEGRKEAPYRSIFDLAKRIDLRAANKKAFENLALAGGFDCFVGTHRAQYFHTEGDGVTFLEKAMRYGSKYQENENSSQVSLFGESAEVQIPEPTVPPCDDWNTMEKLAREKEVVGIYISGHPLDDYKFEMNYFCNTRLEAFKSMEQLVGKNLSFGGIVTNVQHRVAKNGKGWATFNVDGYDESYEFRIFDEEYLKFRHFLVQNNFAYFRVTIKDGWVNKDTGKKSDPKIVFTHVQYLQDVLVDFAKKLTIQMPIEELKEQLIQKLNDLFQNHQGNLNVTFEVLELEKVTRQIERKIEMDEDFSSEEEEGSETIVMESQMEEVEELIIKNKLEMPSRKLKVGVSKELLEELEKMQLKFKLN, encoded by the coding sequence ATGTTTTTGATTTTTGATACCGAAACTACTGGTTTACCAAAAAGCTGGTCAGCACCTATTTCTGATACCGATAACTGGCCTCGTTGTGTTCAAATTGCTTGGCAATTACATGATGAATTAGGGAATTTAGTTGAGCATCAAGATTATTTGGTTAAACCAGAAGGATTTAATATTCCCTTTGATGCAGAACGTGTGCACGGAATTTCAACGGATTTAGCCAATCATGAAGGGATTTCTTTACGTGAAGTACTTGAAAAATTCAATATAGCCTTATCTAAAACAAAATATATTGTTGGACATAACGTTGGCTTTGATGTTAATATTATGGGGTGCGAATTTTACAGAGTTGGAATTACATCCGATTTAAGTCAAAAACCGGTTTTAGATACTTGTACTGAAAATACAGCAGAATTATTAAAATTACCTGGAGGTAGAGGGGGGAAATTTAAATTACCCACATTAACGGAATTAAATGAGTTTTTATTTGGTGAAAAATTTGCTGAAGCTCATAATGCAACTGCCGATGTGGAAGCAACTACTAGATGTTTTTTAGAGTTAATTAAAAGAGAAATTTTTTCTTCTGAAGAACTTCCTGTTCCCAACGACTATTATGTTAATTTTAGACAAAATAATCCCGATGTAAAACCGATTGGATTAAAACATGTTAATCTAAAAACGGCCTCTGATGAATTAAGAAAGCGATTACAATCTCAATTGCCAGAAGGTGTTGCTTTAATCTCTGAAGAAGAAATTGATTTATCTAATGTTGCTTTTGCGCATTTACACAATCATTCTCAATTTTCAGTTTTACAATCTACCATGTCTATTCCAGCATTAATCAATAATGCAGTAAAAAATAAAATGCCCGCAGTTGCTTTAACAGATATAGGGAATATGATGGGGGCATTTCAGTTTGTTAGTGGTATTATAGGACACAATAAAACAGCTGAGGGAAAAAATAAGGCGGCAGAAGAGGCGGGTGAATTACCAACAGAAACCATAGTAAAACCTATTGTTGGCTGTGAATTTTATGTGTGTGAAAACCGATTGGATAAATCTAAAAAAGACAATGGTTATCAGGTTGTTTTTCTTGCAAAAAATAAAAAAGGCTACCATAATTTAGCAAAATTAGCTTCCTATGCTTATACCGAGGGAATGTATTATGTCCCTAGGATTGATAAAGATTTGATTGTTAAATACAAAGAAGACATCATAGTTTTAACCGGGAGTCTTTATGGTGAAGTGCCCAATAAAATTTTAAATATTGGTGAAAATCAAGCTGAGGAAGCCTTGCTTTGGTGGAAGGAACAATTTGGGGAAGATTTGTATATTGAAATCATGCGTCATAATCAACAAGATGAAGATGCGGTAAATCAAACCTTAATTAAGTTCGCAAAAAAGCACAACATAAAATTAGTCGCAACTAATAATACTTTTTATACCGCAAAAGAAGATGCCAATGCACACGATATTCTTTTGTGTGTCAAAGATGGAGAAAAACAAGCCACACCAATAGGTCGAGGTCGTGGTTATCGCTATGGATTACCAAATCAAGAATATTATTTCAAATCACAAGATGAAATGAAAGAGCTATTCAAAGATTTGCCAAGTTCTATTACCTCGATTCAAGAAATTATAGATAAAGTTGAAATTTATTCGCTCTCTCGTGACGTGCTTTTGCCAAAATTTGATATTCCTGCCGAATTTCAAGTGGAGGAAGATAAAATAGATAAAGGCGTTCGAGGAGAAAATAATTATTTGCGCTATTTAACCTATGAAGGTGCTAAAAGAAGGTATCCTGAAATAGCAGATGAGACATTAAATCCTCAAAAAACGGCAGAAATTAAAGAGCGCTTAGATTTTGAATTACTTACTATTAGTAACTCTGGTTATCCCGGCTATTTCTTAATTGTGCAAGATTTTATTGCAGAAGCAAGAAAAATGGGTGTTGCCGTAGGTCCAGGTCGTGGATCTGCAGCGGGTTCGGCAGTTGCTTATTGTTTGGGGATTACAAATATTGACCCAATTGAATATGATTTGCTTTTTGAGCGTTTCTTAAATCCAGATCGTGTGTCCATGCCCGATATTGATATTGATTTTGATGATGAAGGACGAGGACGTGTGATGGATTATGTAATTCAAAAGTATGGCGCCAATCAAGTAGCACAAATTATAACTTATGGTAAAATGGCAACCAAATCAGCCATTCGGGATACCGCTCGTGTGCTCGATTTACCGCTTTTCGAAGCCGATCGAATTGCAAAATTAATTCCAGCCATGATGCCAAGTAAATGGAATTTAGCCCGATTCATTTCTGAGAATGAAGACGAGGTGAAAAAAGCTTTAAAATCTTCTGAAGAATTTGATCGTGTTCGCGAATTAATTGATATTGCAAAAAGTGAAGATTTATCGGGTGAGACTATTCAACAAGCAAAAGTATTGGAAGGTTCGCTTCGAAATACAGGAATACATGCTTGTGGTGTGATTATTACGCCAGATGATATTACTAATTTTGTTCCCGTTACAACGGCTAAAGATTCTGATTTATATGTGACACAATTTGACAATGCCGTGGCAGAAAGTGCGGGATTGTTAAAAATGGACTTCTTAGGGTTAAAAACGTTAACCTTAATAAAAGATACGGTTAAGTTAGTTAAATACCGTCATGGAATAGAATTGGATCCCGATACCTTTCCAATTGATGATAAAAAAACGTATGAATTGTTCCAACGTGGAGAAACAGTCGGTATTTTCCAATATGAATCGGCGGGAATGCAAAAATATATGAAGGAATTAAAGCCGACAGTATTTGCCGATTTAATTGCCATGAATGCCTTGTATCGTCCAGGACCATTAGAATATATTCCTAGTTTTATTAAACGTAAAAATGGACAAGAGCCTATAGTGTATGATTTAGATGCTTGTGAAGAATATTTAGCTGAAACTTATGGTATTACGGTTTATCAAGAGCAGGTAATGTTGTTGTCGCAAAAATTAGCTAATTTTTCTAAAGGGGATGCCGATGTTTTGCGTAAAGCCATGGGTAAAAAGATGTTGGATGTTCTAGAAAAAATGAAATCTAAATTTATTGAAGGAGCTGTTAAAAATGGACATGCAGAAGATAAATTAGAAAAAATTTGGAAAGACTGGACTGCTTTTGCTCAATATGCTTTCAATAAATCACATTCAACTTGTTATGCTTGGGTGGCATATCAAACGGCGTATTTAAAAGCACATTATCCAGCAGAATACATGGCGGCGGTTTTATCCAATAATATGAACGATATTAAACAAGTAACGTTCTTTATGGAAGAAGCGAAACGAATGGGATTAGAGGTCTTAGGGCCGGATGTTAATGAGTCGTATTATAAATTTACGGTAAATGATAATGGGGCGGTTCGTTTTGGAATGGGAGCTATTAAAGGTGTAGGAGAAGGAGCGGTGAATACTATTGTGGAAGGTAGAAAGGAAGCACCTTATCGGTCTATTTTCGATTTAGCAAAACGAATCGATTTGCGTGCGGCTAATAAAAAAGCTTTCGAAAATTTAGCTTTGGCAGGTGGATTTGACTGTTTTGTTGGAACTCATCGAGCACAATACTTTCATACAGAAGGCGATGGCGTTACGTTTCTTGAAAAGGCTATGCGCTATGGATCAAAATATCAAGAAAATGAAAATTCGTCTCAAGTGAGTTTATTTGGTGAGTCGGCCGAAGTACAAATTCCAGAACCTACAGTACCACCTTGTGACGATTGGAATACCATGGAGAAATTAGCTCGCGAAAAAGAAGTAGTGGGAATATATATTTCAGGTCACCCGTTGGATGATTATAAATTTGAAATGAATTATTTCTGTAATACGCGTCTTGAAGCTTTCAAATCAATGGAACAGTTGGTTGGTAAAAATTTATCGTTTGGAGGGATTGTAACAAATGTCCAACATCGTGTGGCTAAAAATGGAAAAGGTTGGGCTACGTTCAATGTTGATGGCTATGATGAATCGTATGAATTCCGAATTTTTGATGAAGAATATTTGAAATTCAGACATTTCTTAGTGCAAAATAATTTTGCATATTTCCGCGTTACTATTAAAGATGGATGGGTTAATAAAGATACAGGTAAAAAGTCCGATCCTAAAATTGTTTTTACTCATGTGCAGTATTTACAAGATGTATTGGTGGATTTTGCTAAAAAATTAACCATTCAGATGCCTATTGAGGAATTAAAAGAACAGTTGATTCAAAAATTAAATGATTTGTTTCAAAATCACCAAGGAAACTTAAATGTTACTTTTGAAGTTTTAGAGTTGGAGAAAGTAACACGTCAAATTGAACGTAAAATTGAAATGGATGAAGATTTTTCATCAGAGGAGGAAGAAGGTTCTGAAACAATTGTTATGGAAAGTCAAATGGAGGAAGTAGAAGAATTAATTATTAAAAACAAGTTAGAAATGCCTTCACGGAAATTAAAAGTTGGGGTTTCAAAAGAATTATTGGAAGAATTAGAAAAAATGCAATTGAAATTTAAATTGAATTAA
- a CDS encoding DUF6252 family protein — MKNIFSLLLLAFLFVSCENDVKTNTPAFQGEKDNLFWRAGDSRVTVNSNGTITLNGYTDYEVISVTVPNAVGTYDLGTANNSNFASYSYNNEGTVLYYETSYQEGPANKIYRVNGGSGYASLDGSIVQTIGGNGNGLNLKLTVASNGVVSDAKITARGIGYLPGDIVTAVGGNNNATFRVVNTTLSNGEVEIEKIENGTYTGNIKFNASDDNGNIVNFNNGKFYKVPVY; from the coding sequence ATGAAGAATATATTTTCATTATTATTACTTGCTTTTCTTTTTGTTTCTTGTGAAAATGATGTTAAAACAAATACTCCTGCTTTTCAAGGGGAAAAAGATAATTTGTTTTGGAGAGCTGGTGATTCTAGAGTGACTGTTAATAGTAACGGGACAATAACTTTAAACGGATATACTGATTACGAAGTTATTTCAGTAACGGTTCCGAATGCTGTTGGTACGTATGATTTAGGAACTGCAAATAATTCTAACTTTGCCTCTTATTCGTATAACAATGAAGGTACAGTTCTTTATTATGAAACTTCTTATCAAGAAGGTCCTGCAAATAAAATCTACAGAGTTAATGGTGGTTCGGGTTATGCATCTTTAGATGGTTCAATTGTTCAAACTATTGGTGGTAATGGGAACGGGTTAAATTTAAAATTGACTGTGGCTTCAAATGGAGTTGTTTCTGATGCTAAAATAACGGCTAGAGGTATTGGGTATTTGCCAGGTGATATTGTAACTGCTGTTGGTGGAAATAATAACGCAACATTTAGAGTTGTAAACACGACTCTTAGCAATGGAGAAGTAGAAATTGAAAAAATTGAAAACGGTACCTACACTGGAAATATTAAATTTAATGCTTCAGATGACAATGGAAATATCGTAAACTTTAATAATGGGAAATTTTATAAAGTTCCAGTTTATTAA
- a CDS encoding endonuclease produces the protein MKKILLFLLYSVVSFSQIPAYYSGIDFTQTGNNLKNQLATLITTTHTNQISYTPGVWNALQSGDLNPSNSSQVLLIYGFNDVDAIYKNDRTDLSTNICSSTCPTGSWNREHCYALSLGTPALVTSSPGPGTDAHHIRAADVTFNADRGNRLYTDGSGDAGPIGASNWYPGDEWKGDIARMMMYMYVRYNTRCLATNVGSGPTTYSVDMPDIFLEWNEEDPVSPFEKTRNNVLQGIQGNRNPFIDNPYLATLIWGGPQAPDSWNIIGCSTSTTWNGTAWTNGVPTKNVKAIFNGNYNSTGNLDMCSMDVTGTAQVTLQTGHVFTIVRNISVASTANFTIQNNANLVQINNIANSGNINLIKNSANLLRLDYTAWSSPVSNQNLLAFSPQTLTNRFYTYNPAGTTTATAYTSINPSSTNFNPTTGYLIRSPNNWSATVSAPYIGQFTGVPNNGEFYTAIQQGYNLAGNPFPATIEGSHFIASNRTIETLYFWTHTAPASGGVYPVNNYASYTTLGGVAAAAGGAIPDGSIKPGQGFYFYSSENENVFFHNALRYNVMNTQFFKTNSVEKDIYRLNLSDSYQNYNQILIGHDANATEAFDLGIDGKAFEYDDAMLFTTIDNNKYVIQGRPTFDSNDKLALGVKIKNDGLYTVQLENKEGVFNQQPIYLKDNFTGSITEISKQPYTFSSTAGLFTTRFELMYQLEKKSVKEHLITILNHDTEIVMNSSSNMQLVTVYDLLGKKIYELNKTTNEAHLPIPKNNQIVLLEIQLEDGSIQHYKVIQ, from the coding sequence ATGAAAAAAATTTTACTATTTTTATTGTATTCTGTAGTTTCTTTTTCACAAATACCTGCTTATTATAGTGGAATTGATTTTACACAAACTGGAAATAATTTAAAAAATCAATTAGCTACACTAATAACAACTACACACACAAATCAAATAAGTTATACACCAGGTGTATGGAATGCTTTGCAATCTGGCGATTTAAATCCGTCTAATTCTTCACAAGTATTATTAATATATGGATTTAATGATGTAGATGCAATTTACAAAAACGACCGCACCGACTTATCTACCAACATTTGCAGTTCCACTTGCCCCACTGGTTCATGGAATAGAGAACATTGTTATGCGCTTTCTCTTGGAACTCCAGCTTTAGTAACTTCAAGTCCCGGACCTGGTACTGACGCTCACCACATCCGCGCAGCAGATGTGACTTTTAATGCAGACAGAGGAAACAGACTTTATACAGATGGATCAGGAGATGCAGGTCCAATTGGCGCTTCAAATTGGTATCCAGGAGATGAATGGAAAGGAGATATTGCGCGTATGATGATGTATATGTATGTACGTTATAATACAAGATGTTTAGCCACCAATGTAGGCAGTGGACCTACCACTTACAGCGTTGATATGCCGGATATTTTCTTAGAATGGAACGAAGAAGACCCAGTAAGTCCATTTGAAAAAACAAGAAACAATGTATTACAAGGCATACAAGGCAATAGAAATCCATTTATCGACAATCCTTATTTAGCTACATTAATTTGGGGCGGACCTCAAGCACCTGACTCTTGGAATATTATCGGATGTTCCACTTCTACCACATGGAATGGTACCGCTTGGACAAATGGCGTACCTACTAAAAATGTAAAAGCAATTTTTAATGGTAATTACAACTCAACGGGAAATTTAGACATGTGTTCCATGGATGTTACTGGAACAGCTCAAGTAACCCTGCAAACAGGGCATGTTTTTACAATTGTTCGAAACATTAGTGTTGCTTCAACCGCTAATTTTACGATACAAAACAACGCTAACTTAGTTCAAATAAACAATATTGCAAATTCAGGAAACATCAATTTAATAAAGAATAGTGCTAATTTATTACGTTTGGATTACACAGCTTGGTCCTCACCAGTTTCTAATCAAAATTTATTAGCTTTTTCTCCTCAAACATTAACTAACCGATTTTATACCTACAACCCTGCTGGAACCACTACTGCTACTGCTTACACGAGTATAAACCCGAGCAGTACTAATTTTAACCCAACAACAGGATACTTAATAAGAAGTCCAAACAATTGGTCCGCTACAGTTTCAGCACCCTATATTGGACAATTTACGGGTGTACCAAATAATGGAGAATTTTATACTGCAATTCAACAAGGTTATAATTTAGCAGGAAATCCATTTCCAGCTACAATTGAAGGCAGTCACTTCATAGCATCTAACAGAACAATTGAAACGTTATATTTTTGGACACATACAGCTCCAGCGAGTGGCGGTGTTTATCCTGTAAATAATTATGCATCCTACACCACTTTAGGCGGAGTTGCAGCAGCAGCCGGAGGAGCAATACCAGACGGGTCAATTAAACCCGGACAAGGTTTTTATTTTTACAGTTCAGAAAATGAAAATGTATTTTTTCATAATGCCCTGCGTTACAATGTGATGAATACTCAATTCTTTAAGACTAATTCAGTTGAAAAAGACATTTATCGATTAAATTTATCAGACTCTTATCAGAATTATAACCAAATTTTAATAGGACATGATGCCAATGCTACTGAGGCATTTGATTTAGGTATAGACGGAAAAGCTTTTGAATATGATGATGCTATGTTATTCACTACTATTGATAACAACAAATATGTTATTCAAGGCAGACCTACGTTTGATTCAAATGATAAATTAGCTTTGGGTGTTAAAATTAAAAACGATGGTCTTTATACTGTACAGCTAGAAAACAAAGAAGGTGTTTTTAATCAACAACCTATATATTTAAAAGATAATTTCACGGGTTCAATAACTGAAATAAGCAAGCAACCTTATACATTTTCTTCCACAGCAGGTTTATTTACAACGAGATTCGAATTGATGTATCAATTAGAAAAAAAATCTGTTAAAGAGCATCTTATTACAATTTTAAATCATGATACTGAAATTGTTATGAATAGTTCTAGCAATATGCAACTAGTTACTGTTTACGATCTATTAGGGAAAAAGATATACGAGTTGAATAAAACAACAAATGAAGCCCATCTTCCTATTCCAAAAAACAATCAAATAGTATTACTTGAGATACAATTAGAAGATGGAAGCATCCAGCACTACAAAGTCATTCAGTAA
- a CDS encoding pseudouridine synthase, translated as MRKSSGDKRKGKVSENKKPEFKKPFSNDKKPFQKFVKQNDKPKPTVKKESDELRLNRYIANSGVCSRRDADIYIQSGNVKVNGEVITEMGYKVKLTDEVNFDGVNITPEKKVYILLNKPKNFSTEKNDTGANNVINLVRMATNSKIEPVGRMDKTTTGLLLFTNDATIVTKFTSPNQRSTKLYQVSLDKNLKFEDLEKIQNGVHIDGHKVYVEEITYIEDKPKSEIGIKMKTANIKIVRSIFEQLKYDVIKLDRVMFAGLTKKNLPRGNWRFLTDQEVINLKNI; from the coding sequence ATGAGAAAATCATCAGGAGATAAAAGAAAAGGAAAAGTTTCAGAAAATAAAAAACCTGAATTCAAAAAGCCTTTTTCTAATGATAAAAAGCCCTTTCAAAAGTTTGTAAAGCAAAATGATAAGCCAAAACCAACAGTAAAAAAGGAGTCTGATGAATTACGATTGAACAGGTATATTGCTAATTCAGGTGTGTGCAGTAGAAGAGATGCTGATATTTATATCCAAAGTGGAAATGTAAAAGTAAATGGTGAAGTAATTACTGAGATGGGGTATAAAGTAAAGTTGACCGATGAAGTTAACTTTGACGGAGTTAATATTACCCCTGAGAAAAAAGTATATATATTGTTAAATAAACCAAAGAATTTTTCAACTGAAAAAAATGATACGGGTGCCAATAATGTAATCAATTTGGTGCGTATGGCGACCAATTCAAAAATTGAGCCTGTTGGAAGAATGGATAAAACAACTACAGGGTTATTATTGTTTACTAATGACGCTACTATTGTTACTAAATTTACTTCTCCTAACCAACGTTCAACTAAATTATACCAAGTTTCATTAGATAAAAATTTGAAGTTTGAAGATTTAGAAAAAATTCAAAATGGCGTTCATATTGATGGTCATAAAGTATATGTTGAGGAGATTACTTATATAGAAGATAAACCAAAAAGTGAAATCGGCATCAAAATGAAAACGGCAAATATAAAAATTGTGCGTTCTATTTTTGAACAGTTGAAGTACGATGTAATTAAGCTTGATCGTGTTATGTTTGCTGGGTTAACTAAGAAAAATTTACCAAGAGGAAATTGGCGTTTTCTTACCGATCAAGAAGTGATTAATTTGAAAAATATATAA